In Triticum urartu cultivar G1812 chromosome 6, Tu2.1, whole genome shotgun sequence, the following proteins share a genomic window:
- the LOC125517093 gene encoding protein SAWADEE HOMEODOMAIN HOMOLOG 2-like: MTGRIRFTHAEVAKMLEVLRDLNAMPKRPIIQGLTDDFNASPDRSGDGQVPVQYSQVHTWFQNRRYTQKRRGERPPAQGKMLPTGAEAQHPASYRVQSSCPSNSESQSGAALFIPFY; the protein is encoded by the exons ATGACGGGGAGAATCCGGTTCACCCACGCGGAGGTCGCCAAGATGTTGGAGGTCCTCCGTGACCTCAACGCCATGCCCAAGCGTCCCATCATCCAGGGACTCACCGACGACTTCAACGCCTCCCCGGACCGCTCCGGCGACGGCCAGGTCCCCGTCCAGTACAGTCAG GTGCACACCTGGTTCCAGAACCGGAGGTACACGCAGAAACGGAGGGGTGAGCGGCCGCCGGCACAAGGGAAGATGCTGCCCACGGGGGCTGAGGCACAGCACCCAGCTTCCTACAGGGTTCAGTCCTCTTGCCCTTCCAACTCCGAATCACAGTCAGGTGCTGCACTGTTCATTCCCTTTTATTGA